A region from the Malus domestica chromosome 07, GDT2T_hap1 genome encodes:
- the LOC108171685 gene encoding uncharacterized protein isoform X1, translating into MSLSLLSDLSQLPYLSSQPRTHARNHLPCARKTPHRRHLVLLPLCPVLQPQETRKGTPASSYFPGEDEIEAGCRHTHLRRLSREFPAKPRRVGRRASFRRPPRLSRQFPAKPRRVRRRVRGNYMWHSFFDSLRGSSAAKYCEWTPSKMHVL; encoded by the exons AtgtctctctcccttctctcggACCTCTCTCAGCTCCCTTATCTCTCTTCTCAACCGCGAACGCACGCACGCAACCATCTCCCCTGCGCGAGGAAGACCCCACATCGTCGCCATCTCGTCCTTCTCCCCCTCTGTCCCGTGCTGCAACCCCAGGAAACCCGGAAAGGAACTCCGGCGAGTTCCTATTTTCCCGGTGAG GACGAAATCGAAGCCGGGTgtaggcacacccatctccgaCGACTTTCGAGagaatttccggccaaaccacggcgagttggccggcgtgcaag tttccggcgacctccgaggctttcgaggcaatttccggccaaaccacggcgagttagacgtcgtgtgag GGGCAATTATATGTGGCATTCCTTCTTTGatagtttgcgtggctcttcggcggctaagtactgtgagtggaccccttctaaaatgcatgttttatag
- the LOC103438579 gene encoding cysteine proteinase inhibitor 6-like isoform X1, with amino-acid sequence MKSESYLSLLIAPFFLLLLLLAFPSTTAQKSTRIGCGHSSQHRKMDTVGGIQESRGVQNSAEVEDLARFAVQEHNNKENALLEFVRVVKAKEQVVAGTLHHLTIEAIEAGKKKLYEAKVWVKPWMGFKEEQEFKQADEEETPSVTSSDLGAKQGGHPPGWQSVPPHDPQVQDAANHAVKSLQQKSNSLLPYELLEVVHAKAEQVIEEHAKFNMLLKVKRGSKEEKFKAEVHKNMEGAFSLNHMEADHS; translated from the exons ATGAAATCGGAATCTTACCTCTCTCTATTAATTGctcccttcttcctcctcctcctcctcctcgctTTCCCTTCCACTACCGCACAAAAATCAACCCGAATTGGCTGCGGCCACAGTTCCCAACACCGGAAAATGGACACAGTCGGCGGAATCCAAGAATCCCGCGGCGTCCAGAACAGCGCCGAAGTTGAAGACCTCGCTCGCTTCGCCGTCCAAGAGCACAATAACAAGGAG AATGCCCTGCTCGAATTTGTGAGGGTTGTGAAGGCGAAAGAGCAGGTGGTTGCCGGAACTCTGCACCATCTGACGATCGAGGCGATCGAGGCCGGCAAGAAGAAGCTGTACGAAGCGAAGGTGTGGGTGAAGCCTTGGATGGGCTTCAAAGAAGAGCAGGAGTTCAAGCAGGCTGATGAGGAGGAGACACCATCCGTTACCTCTTCCGATCTTGGTGCCAAGCAAGGTGGGCATCCTCCTGGGTGGCAATCTGTGCCGCCGCATGACCCGCAGGTGCAGGATGCGGCTAACCACGCTGTTAAGTCCCTCCAGCAGAAGTCTAATTCCTTGTTGCCTTATGAGCTTCTAGAAGTTGTTCACGCCAAGGCTGAG CAGGTGATAGAAGAGCATGCAAAGTTTAACATGCTTCTGAAGGTGAAAAGGGGAAGCAAAGAAGAGAAGTTTAAAGCTGAAGTGCATAAGAATATGGAAGGCGCCTTCAGTCTGAATCATATGGAGGCAGACCACTCCTAA
- the LOC103438579 gene encoding cysteine proteinase inhibitor 6-like isoform X2 — protein sequence MKSESYLSLLIAPFFLLLLLLAFPSTTAQKSTRIGCGHSSQHRKMDTVGGIQESRGVQNSAEVEDLARFAVQEHNNKENALLEFVRVVKAKEQVVAGTLHHLTIEAIEAGKKKLYEAKVWVKPWMGFKEEQEFKQADEEETPSVTSSDLGAKQGGHPPGWQSVPPHDPQVQDAANHAVKSLQQKSNSLLPYELLEVVHAKAEVIEEHAKFNMLLKVKRGSKEEKFKAEVHKNMEGAFSLNHMEADHS from the exons ATGAAATCGGAATCTTACCTCTCTCTATTAATTGctcccttcttcctcctcctcctcctcctcgctTTCCCTTCCACTACCGCACAAAAATCAACCCGAATTGGCTGCGGCCACAGTTCCCAACACCGGAAAATGGACACAGTCGGCGGAATCCAAGAATCCCGCGGCGTCCAGAACAGCGCCGAAGTTGAAGACCTCGCTCGCTTCGCCGTCCAAGAGCACAATAACAAGGAG AATGCCCTGCTCGAATTTGTGAGGGTTGTGAAGGCGAAAGAGCAGGTGGTTGCCGGAACTCTGCACCATCTGACGATCGAGGCGATCGAGGCCGGCAAGAAGAAGCTGTACGAAGCGAAGGTGTGGGTGAAGCCTTGGATGGGCTTCAAAGAAGAGCAGGAGTTCAAGCAGGCTGATGAGGAGGAGACACCATCCGTTACCTCTTCCGATCTTGGTGCCAAGCAAGGTGGGCATCCTCCTGGGTGGCAATCTGTGCCGCCGCATGACCCGCAGGTGCAGGATGCGGCTAACCACGCTGTTAAGTCCCTCCAGCAGAAGTCTAATTCCTTGTTGCCTTATGAGCTTCTAGAAGTTGTTCACGCCAAGGCTGAG GTGATAGAAGAGCATGCAAAGTTTAACATGCTTCTGAAGGTGAAAAGGGGAAGCAAAGAAGAGAAGTTTAAAGCTGAAGTGCATAAGAATATGGAAGGCGCCTTCAGTCTGAATCATATGGAGGCAGACCACTCCTAA
- the LOC103420515 gene encoding ATP-dependent Clp protease proteolytic subunit 3, chloroplastic-like gives MMTYAATASRPLCSSQTQVPISPIVKGTALNSNGIINCHRRSNGVCVIKAMKSSSPPRLTLSSNWDFPSATTSAPRLPRFEELDTTNMLLRQRIIFLGSQVDDMTADLIISQLLFLDAEDPKKDIKLFINSPGGSVTAGMGIYDAMKLCKADVTTVCLGLAASMGAFLLAAGTKGKRFCMPNARVMIHQPLGTAGGKATEMGIRIREMVYHKIKLNKIFSRITGKPLEQIEEDTDRDNFMNPWEARDYGLIDVVIDDGKPGLVAPVGDFTPPPRTRVWDQWKVEGSKKSRKSLPAEQRISDTERGADRLKEAPTAI, from the exons ATGATGACGTACGCAGCCACAGCTTCAAGGCCGCTGTGTTCTTCACAAACCCAAGTGCCCATTTCGCCAATTGTGAAGGGCACTGCCCTCAACAGCAATGGTATTATCAATTGCCATAGGAGAAGCAATGGCGTCTGTGTGATTAAGGCCATGAAAAGCTCGTCTCCCCCACGACTGACCTTGTCGAGCAATTGGGATTTTCCCTCAGCTACTACTTCAGCTCCAAGGCTGCCCAGATTCGAAGAGCTCGATACCACCAACATGCTTCTCCGTCAAAGAATCATCTTTCTGGGTTCTCag GTAGATGACATGACAGCGGATTTGATCATAAGCCAACTTCTATTTCTAGATGCCGAGGACCCGAAAAAGGACATTAAATTGTTTATCAATTCGCCCGGTGGTTCTGTTACTGCTG GAATGGGAATATATGATGCAATGAAATTGTGCAAGGCAGATGTTACAACTGTTTGCCTGGGGCTTGCTGCTTCTATGGGGGCCTTTCTTCTTGCTGCTGGCACAAAGGGAAAGAGATTCTGCATGCCCAATGCAAGAGTGATGATCCATCAACCCCTTGGAACTGCCGGGGGAAAA GCAACAGAAATGGGTATTCGGATTAGAGAAATGGTGTACCACAAgattaaattgaacaaaataTTCTCAAGAATCACGGGGAAGCCTTTGGAGCAG ATTGAAGAGGACACGGACCGTGATAATTTCATGAATCCTTGGGAAGCTAGGGATTATGGGTTGATTGATGTCGTTATCGATGATGGAAAGCCAGGCTTAGTTGCACCCGTTGGAGATTTCACACCTCCACCCAGAACACGAGTCTGGGATCAGTGGAAAGTTGAAGGGAGCAAGAAATCGAGAAAGAGCTTGCCCGCAGAACAAAGGATTTCTGACACTGAAAGAGGGGCCGATAGGTTAAAGGAAGCACCCACTGCTATATGA
- the LOC108171685 gene encoding uncharacterized protein isoform X2: MSLSLLSDLSQLPYLSSQPRTHARNHLPCARKTPHRRHLVLLPLCPVLQPQETRKGTPASSYFPGEDEIEAGCRHTHLRRLSREFPAKPRRVGRRASFRRPPRLSRQFPAKPRRVRRRVRGNYMWHSFFDSLRGSSAAKY; the protein is encoded by the exons AtgtctctctcccttctctcggACCTCTCTCAGCTCCCTTATCTCTCTTCTCAACCGCGAACGCACGCACGCAACCATCTCCCCTGCGCGAGGAAGACCCCACATCGTCGCCATCTCGTCCTTCTCCCCCTCTGTCCCGTGCTGCAACCCCAGGAAACCCGGAAAGGAACTCCGGCGAGTTCCTATTTTCCCGGTGAG GACGAAATCGAAGCCGGGTgtaggcacacccatctccgaCGACTTTCGAGagaatttccggccaaaccacggcgagttggccggcgtgcaag tttccggcgacctccgaggctttcgaggcaatttccggccaaaccacggcgagttagacgtcgtgtgag GGGCAATTATATGTGGCATTCCTTCTTTGatagtttgcgtggctcttcggcggctaagtact ga